In a genomic window of Brucella anthropi ATCC 49188:
- a CDS encoding cation diffusion facilitator family transporter, with protein MSMSHGGHAGHMPASGDRKALVISGWLTGLYFIVELGIGIWTGSVAVMSDAFHTFSAVGGVLIALVAMRLGERKSSPSRTFGYIRAEILGALFNGLFLVAMALYVLWMGAMRLMEPIELATTPMLIAAAGGIATELVALWLMYERQKDNLNMRGAYWHILQTFVGSFLIIVSALVIRFTGFVAIDPLLGMAFGLLLLWASWGIMREALHILLQGTPEDLDLEAAIEAIRQLEGVTDVHHVHAWSLTSGRNVFSSHVCVGDFQEGERVLRQASNLLRERFNIYFSTLQIEEYCLDGEDSAAEIDIMQSQTGQERTSIGKIHDNH; from the coding sequence ATGTCAATGTCTCACGGCGGTCATGCCGGCCACATGCCGGCGAGTGGTGATCGCAAAGCGCTCGTCATTTCGGGCTGGCTTACCGGCCTTTACTTCATCGTGGAACTCGGGATCGGCATCTGGACGGGCTCAGTCGCCGTCATGTCGGATGCCTTCCACACCTTCTCGGCCGTGGGCGGCGTGCTCATTGCGCTGGTCGCCATGCGTCTGGGTGAGCGAAAATCCAGCCCCTCGCGCACCTTCGGCTACATTCGGGCGGAGATCCTGGGGGCCCTCTTCAACGGCCTCTTCCTCGTCGCCATGGCTCTCTACGTGCTGTGGATGGGCGCGATGCGCCTCATGGAGCCCATCGAACTGGCCACGACGCCGATGTTGATCGCCGCAGCGGGCGGCATCGCCACCGAGCTTGTCGCGCTCTGGCTCATGTACGAGCGCCAGAAGGACAACCTGAATATGCGGGGTGCGTATTGGCACATCCTGCAGACCTTCGTCGGCAGCTTCCTCATCATCGTCTCGGCGCTGGTGATCCGATTCACGGGCTTTGTGGCCATCGATCCGCTGCTTGGCATGGCCTTCGGACTGCTGCTGCTCTGGGCTTCCTGGGGTATTATGCGCGAGGCATTGCACATCCTGCTGCAAGGCACGCCCGAAGACCTCGACTTGGAGGCCGCCATCGAGGCCATACGGCAGCTAGAGGGGGTTACCGACGTGCACCACGTCCATGCCTGGAGTCTGACATCCGGGCGCAATGTATTCTCAAGCCACGTCTGCGTTGGGGACTTTCAGGAAGGCGAACGGGTGCTGCGACAAGCAAGCAATCTCCTGCGCGAGCGTTTCAACATCTACTTCTCGACGTTGCAGATCGAGGAATACTGCCTCGACGGCGAGGACTCTGCGGCCGAGATTGACATCATGCAGTCTCAGACGGGGCAAGAACGGACCAGCATCGGAAAGATCCACGACAATCACTGA
- a CDS encoding multicopper oxidase family protein — translation MNTLSRRGFLAAGAAMLAYAQVPRMAAAQDATPLSLRAASRTLDIDGRAATVWGLAGPSGQGLTLDPGMPFRVDLTNELDTATLIHWHGQIPPNAQDGVPDMPLPMLAPGETRAYDFAPLPGTYWMHAHVPLHEMRLLAAPLIVRSAEDVAADRQEVVLFLHDFSFKAPEEVMAEIKSGHGATGNHGSGTGTGTGGMSGMNHGAMGNMPMTGMDHGAKGGMMGMGTMDGMTMDLNDYDWDAYLANDRTLSDPEVVQVERGGRIRLRVINAAAATVFWLDTGEAQARLVAVDGHAVQPLSGTRFGLAMGQRLDLEIDLPSEGGAWPILALREGARERTGLILATPGAEIRHIDALAETEAPAFDTDLAQETRLIASESLPERPVDRSHMVMLGGSMQPYVWTINGAVWGQHRPVTARRGERIVLSFHNMSMMGHPMHLHGHVFQVVGLNGRAVTGAQRDTVYVPPMSMVDVALDAGEAARWMLHCHHMPHLETGMMTEFAVSA, via the coding sequence ATGAATACCCTTTCACGACGCGGCTTTCTCGCCGCTGGCGCGGCCATGCTGGCCTACGCTCAGGTGCCCCGGATGGCGGCAGCGCAGGACGCCACGCCGCTATCGCTTCGCGCCGCCAGCCGCACGCTCGACATCGACGGACGCGCCGCCACTGTCTGGGGCCTTGCCGGGCCATCCGGACAGGGCCTGACACTCGATCCCGGCATGCCGTTCCGGGTGGATCTAACGAACGAACTCGACACCGCCACACTGATCCACTGGCACGGCCAGATCCCGCCCAATGCGCAGGATGGCGTGCCCGACATGCCCTTGCCGATGCTCGCCCCCGGCGAGACTCGCGCCTATGACTTCGCACCGCTGCCCGGCACCTATTGGATGCACGCGCATGTTCCGCTGCACGAGATGCGCCTTCTGGCCGCGCCCCTGATCGTGCGCAGCGCCGAGGATGTCGCCGCTGACCGGCAGGAGGTGGTACTGTTTCTGCATGATTTCTCATTCAAGGCACCCGAAGAGGTGATGGCGGAGATCAAGTCCGGCCATGGTGCCACGGGCAATCACGGAAGCGGCACAGGCACAGGCACGGGCGGAATGTCAGGTATGAACCACGGCGCGATGGGAAACATGCCGATGACTGGCATGGATCACGGCGCCAAGGGCGGCATGATGGGAATGGGGACCATGGACGGCATGACGATGGACCTCAACGACTACGACTGGGACGCCTATCTTGCCAATGATCGTACGCTCTCGGACCCGGAAGTGGTGCAGGTCGAGCGCGGCGGGCGTATCCGCCTGCGGGTCATCAACGCCGCTGCGGCGACGGTGTTCTGGCTCGACACCGGCGAAGCGCAGGCCCGGCTCGTCGCGGTTGATGGCCATGCCGTTCAGCCGCTCTCCGGCACGAGGTTCGGTCTGGCCATGGGCCAACGGCTCGACCTTGAGATCGACCTGCCTTCGGAGGGCGGTGCCTGGCCGATCCTCGCGCTGCGAGAAGGCGCGCGGGAGCGCACCGGTCTGATCCTTGCCACTCCGGGCGCCGAGATACGGCACATTGATGCTTTGGCAGAGACCGAAGCACCGGCCTTTGACACCGACCTTGCGCAGGAGACGCGCCTGATCGCTTCCGAATCCTTGCCGGAGCGGCCGGTGGACCGCAGCCACATGGTGATGCTGGGCGGCTCGATGCAGCCCTATGTGTGGACGATCAACGGTGCCGTCTGGGGCCAGCATCGCCCGGTTACCGCGAGGCGCGGCGAACGGATCGTGCTGTCCTTCCACAATATGTCGATGATGGGTCACCCGATGCATCTCCACGGCCATGTGTTCCAGGTCGTCGGGCTGAATGGACGTGCGGTCACGGGCGCGCAGCGGGACACGGTGTATGTGCCGCCGATGTCGATGGTCGACGTGGCACTCGATGCCGGAGAAGCCGCGCGCTGGATGCTGCATTGCCATCACATGCCGCATCTTGAAACAGGCATGATGACCGAATTCGCGGTCAGCGCATAG
- a CDS encoding c-type cytochrome yields the protein MATLAGWHYARSESIAAASAEVVEQGRQVYADQCASCHGANLEGQPDWRSPPPSGRLPAPPHDESGHTWHHADEMLFRIVKEGTAAIVGGSYESDMPGFADALSDGEIRAVLAFIKSTWPERERGYQEEVSRRR from the coding sequence GTGGCGACATTGGCTGGGTGGCATTACGCCCGTTCCGAATCCATCGCTGCGGCATCAGCGGAGGTCGTCGAGCAGGGCCGACAAGTCTATGCGGATCAATGCGCGTCTTGCCACGGTGCGAATCTCGAAGGGCAGCCGGACTGGCGCTCGCCGCCTCCCTCCGGTCGGCTGCCCGCACCGCCGCACGACGAGAGCGGCCACACCTGGCACCATGCCGATGAGATGCTGTTCCGCATCGTCAAGGAGGGTACAGCGGCCATCGTCGGAGGGAGCTATGAGAGCGACATGCCTGGTTTTGCCGATGCCCTGAGCGACGGCGAGATCCGGGCTGTCCTCGCTTTTATTAAGAGTACTTGGCCGGAACGAGAGCGCGGATATCAGGAGGAGGTCTCCCGCCGCCGCTGA
- the cueR gene encoding Cu(I)-responsive transcriptional regulator — protein sequence MNIGKAAAASGVSAKMIRYYESIGLIAEASRTDSGYRDYSDKDVHTLRFIRRARDLGFSVEKMTELLALWRDRDRASADVKRVALEHVEELERKARELREMSMTLKHLAENCRGNARPDCPIIDELATTDDPETSPTHTRDRSGATGNRFEHTRPVVSAKAERSGHGAREQ from the coding sequence ATGAACATCGGTAAAGCAGCGGCGGCATCAGGCGTCTCGGCGAAGATGATCCGCTACTACGAATCGATCGGATTGATCGCGGAAGCGTCGCGGACGGATAGCGGATACCGGGATTACTCCGATAAGGACGTGCATACGTTGCGTTTTATCAGGCGTGCGCGCGATCTCGGTTTCTCGGTCGAGAAAATGACGGAACTGCTTGCGCTCTGGCGAGACCGAGACCGGGCGAGCGCGGACGTCAAGCGCGTGGCGCTCGAGCATGTCGAAGAACTTGAACGGAAGGCGCGTGAACTCAGGGAGATGAGCATGACGCTCAAGCACCTTGCCGAGAACTGCCGGGGCAATGCCCGGCCGGACTGCCCGATCATCGATGAGTTGGCGACGACTGATGACCCTGAGACCAGCCCCACACACACCCGCGATCGTTCCGGCGCGACAGGGAACAGGTTCGAGCACACGAGGCCCGTCGTGTCGGCGAAGGCGGAAAGAAGCGGTCACGGTGCCAGGGAGCAATAG